From the unidentified bacterial endosymbiont genome, one window contains:
- a CDS encoding ArdC family protein, protein MNRSNDLYQKVTDEIITALEKGVIPWVRPWREGEPVVPMNALSGRLYHGINIPLLWNSAERQGYESDRWLTFTQIRNAGGNIRKGERSTLAVFYLPQQREVVDSNGNAVFDADGNPKVTSYAVVREFRLFNIQQCEGLPEAFSQPVVMVDDPIAAAEQVARQSAVTITHRRQNRAYYSPGRDCIIMPHPEQFAAREDYYGTLLHELTHATGHASRLNRDGITAGKHTFGDPMYSFEELVAEMGAAFLCAHVGIQAKLQHDSYIASWLKVLQQDKKAIFRASGLARNACEYLLERAQQPLALSA, encoded by the coding sequence ATGAACAGAAGCAACGATCTTTACCAGAAAGTCACCGATGAAATTATCACCGCGCTGGAGAAAGGTGTGATCCCCTGGGTTCGCCCGTGGCGGGAAGGGGAACCGGTGGTGCCGATGAATGCCTTATCCGGGCGGTTGTATCACGGCATCAATATTCCTCTGCTCTGGAACAGCGCTGAGCGACAGGGATATGAAAGCGATCGCTGGCTGACCTTCACTCAGATTCGCAATGCGGGTGGTAACATCCGCAAAGGCGAAAGATCTACACTGGCCGTGTTCTATCTGCCCCAACAGCGTGAGGTTGTGGACAGCAACGGGAACGCGGTTTTTGATGCTGACGGCAACCCCAAAGTGACGTCTTACGCCGTGGTACGCGAGTTCCGGCTGTTCAATATTCAGCAATGTGAAGGACTGCCGGAAGCGTTTTCACAGCCTGTCGTGATGGTCGATGATCCCATCGCCGCCGCTGAACAGGTTGCCCGACAAAGCGCGGTGACTATCACTCACCGACGCCAGAATCGGGCGTATTACTCACCGGGGCGCGACTGCATCATCATGCCGCATCCTGAGCAGTTCGCTGCGCGTGAGGATTATTACGGCACACTACTGCATGAACTGACGCACGCAACCGGACACGCTTCACGGCTGAATCGGGACGGCATCACTGCCGGAAAGCATACCTTCGGCGATCCGATGTACAGTTTTGAAGAGCTGGTCGCCGAAATGGGAGCGGCTTTCCTGTGTGCTCATGTTGGCATTCAGGCGAAGCTACAGCATGACAGCTACATCGCATCGTGGCTGAAGGTGTTGCAGCAGGACAAAAAAGCGATTTTCCGCGCCAGTGGATTAGCGCGTAATGCCTGTGAATATCTGCTTGAACGGGCGCAGCAGCCGTTAGCGCTGAGCGCATGA
- the mobH gene encoding MobH family relaxase, producing the protein MRIWLTRKKQNTTPSTGEPDVAEGWLHPESAQTLLAETTRQQLIQFIRQSTAVPASLFERFWLIPIHCFAELAQLFPASENHHHSHAGGLLDHCLEAACYAARLRQSYLFPPDAAPEDQAAQSERWTTVIIYAALLHDLGKLITDIEVEDISGQHWFPWHGPLTQPYRFRYLPQRDYLRHPAAAVLLLTQLLPPESLDWLAADSAALSTLLHCLNGQYQYAGLAGELVQKADRASVAFNLGGDPVKAIHRPQTSLPQQIIAALRDLLAHEFRLNNPNGGSDGWLTEEALWLVSKNAADAVRGWLLRQGIDAVPQHNVRLFDEMQAHQLLIPCEDKAIWHCRIEASGGWSSELTLLRFSPSLIWEDPQQRPATFGGTITPIAEIRNETEAVIATNIEVEQPSPLPEQDDTLLSGEAFWQWLVRNVQAQHLEVNEPNARIHTVAGSVFLVTPGIFKLWLSSCGQNVTEEYWREVQKKFQNLNLHRKQKNGLNIWHCAVVGPRHCSRLKGYLLDDPTPLFGDDVPFNNPHLLLNEGSHSNDL; encoded by the coding sequence ATGCGGATATGGCTGACGCGAAAAAAGCAAAACACCACACCATCCACTGGCGAACCAGACGTCGCGGAGGGATGGCTGCATCCTGAATCGGCACAGACGTTACTGGCTGAAACTACCCGCCAACAACTGATCCAGTTTATTCGTCAGAGCACCGCCGTTCCCGCCTCACTGTTTGAACGCTTCTGGCTGATACCAATCCACTGCTTCGCAGAACTGGCGCAGTTGTTCCCGGCCTCGGAAAACCACCACCACTCCCACGCAGGTGGCCTGCTCGATCACTGTCTCGAAGCTGCCTGCTATGCCGCGCGACTGCGGCAGAGTTATCTTTTCCCGCCTGATGCAGCGCCAGAAGATCAGGCGGCGCAGTCCGAACGCTGGACCACAGTTATCATCTACGCCGCGTTGCTGCACGATCTGGGCAAACTTATCACTGATATCGAAGTGGAAGATATTAGTGGGCAACACTGGTTTCCATGGCATGGTCCACTGACCCAGCCTTATCGGTTTCGCTATCTGCCGCAACGTGATTACCTGCGCCATCCGGCTGCGGCAGTTCTTCTGCTTACCCAACTGCTCCCTCCGGAAAGCCTCGACTGGCTCGCCGCTGATTCTGCTGCCTTATCCACCCTGCTGCACTGCCTGAACGGACAGTATCAGTATGCCGGGCTGGCGGGTGAACTGGTGCAGAAAGCCGACCGGGCGTCGGTGGCGTTTAATCTCGGCGGCGATCCGGTCAAGGCTATCCACCGCCCACAAACCTCGCTGCCACAGCAAATCATCGCCGCCCTGCGCGACCTGCTGGCGCATGAGTTCCGACTCAACAACCCGAATGGCGGTTCTGACGGCTGGCTGACGGAAGAGGCGCTGTGGCTGGTCAGCAAGAACGCTGCCGATGCCGTGCGTGGCTGGTTGCTGCGCCAGGGTATTGACGCCGTACCGCAGCATAACGTGCGGCTGTTCGATGAGATGCAGGCACACCAGTTGCTCATTCCCTGTGAGGATAAAGCCATCTGGCATTGCCGGATTGAGGCCAGCGGCGGCTGGAGCAGTGAACTCACGCTGTTACGCTTCTCCCCTTCACTGATTTGGGAAGATCCACAACAGCGACCCGCCACCTTCGGTGGAACCATCACACCGATAGCGGAAATCCGAAATGAGACAGAAGCGGTGATTGCAACGAACATTGAAGTAGAACAACCATCCCCTCTACCCGAACAGGACGATACCCTACTATCAGGCGAAGCCTTCTGGCAGTGGCTGGTTCGTAATGTTCAGGCTCAACATCTGGAAGTCAATGAACCTAACGCCCGGATCCATACCGTCGCCGGGTCGGTGTTTCTGGTGACGCCCGGTATTTTCAAACTCTGGCTTAGCTCCTGCGGTCAGAATGTCACTGAAGAATACTGGCGGGAGGTACAGAAGAAGTTCCAGAACCTGAATCTTCACCGAAAACAAAAAAACGGCCTCAACATCTGGCACTGCGCCGTTGTCGGCCCACGCCATTGTTCACGTCTGAAGGGATATCTGCTTGACGATCCCACGCCGCTTTTTGGAGATGACGTTCCCTTTAATAACCCTCATCTCTTGCTCAATGAAGGAAGTCACTCAAATGACCTTTGA
- a CDS encoding tyrosine-type recombinase/integrase: MTFEQILEEYFFARLLRPDTQSCYRTAVNQFTHWRNVLPAEVTSHMVLEWRHYLLNVRGIKPVSWNHYMRHMRALYNFAIEQGLLEQFINPFQKTSLRESRKKKKTLTREQILASRKVLNQFIEREKMQRGYRSPLYPAWFWLTVVETFNYTAIRLNQLIHLRVKDIDLVHDTLFIQSEGSKSHDEHIVPIASRLRPWLEHLLEEAKTKGIRADDQLFNINRFSRRTLRQGKPMTENQVSYFFAKLSDACHSRFSSHRYRHTVATELMQKPEQNLYVTQKLLGHRDIKVTLSYIEHNVEMLRSCVERD; encoded by the coding sequence ATGACCTTTGAACAGATCCTGGAAGAGTATTTTTTTGCCCGCTTATTGCGACCTGACACCCAGAGCTGTTATCGCACGGCAGTAAACCAGTTCACTCACTGGCGCAACGTGTTACCCGCCGAAGTGACGTCGCATATGGTGCTGGAGTGGCGTCATTACCTGCTAAATGTGCGCGGTATCAAGCCGGTGAGCTGGAACCACTATATGCGCCATATGCGAGCCTTGTATAACTTCGCAATTGAGCAGGGGCTACTGGAGCAGTTCATCAATCCATTCCAGAAAACATCGCTGCGGGAATCTCGTAAGAAAAAGAAAACCCTGACCCGCGAGCAAATCCTCGCTTCCCGAAAAGTGCTGAACCAATTTATCGAACGGGAGAAAATGCAGCGTGGCTATCGTTCGCCTTTATATCCTGCATGGTTTTGGCTGACCGTGGTCGAAACCTTCAACTACACCGCTATCCGGCTGAATCAGCTTATTCACCTGCGGGTCAAGGATATCGATCTGGTCCATGACACGCTGTTTATCCAGAGCGAAGGCAGCAAAAGCCATGATGAACATATCGTTCCCATCGCCTCCCGACTGCGGCCCTGGCTGGAGCATCTGCTTGAAGAAGCGAAAACAAAGGGAATACGGGCTGACGATCAGTTGTTCAACATCAATCGTTTCAGTCGGAGGACGCTGCGCCAGGGGAAACCGATGACAGAAAATCAGGTGAGCTATTTCTTTGCCAAACTCAGCGATGCCTGCCACAGCCGGTTTTCATCGCATCGCTACCGTCATACCGTTGCCACAGAATTGATGCAGAAACCGGAGCAAAATTTGTACGTCACGCAGAAACTGCTCGGCCACCGCGATATTAAGGTGACGCTCAGCTATATTGAACACAATGTCGAGATGCTCAGAAGTTGCGTGGAGAGAGATTGA
- a CDS encoding topoisomerase II, whose protein sequence is MNKTWIRIVVVTVLAAAVAFWVYYDKQRMQRTPEQQLDTTLNAMPAWQVIKEQEPAFQQRIREQILTMQKMGESEQHIIDVIQPQILTLQMARLQHAPDANVVDYMKANMEQTAAIQKVSDDACFRFLYPAVKGGVNPMRVLDKQMMARRMQADADMMRAAYGKNRHTVTPEEREAAVTTVRPIMKSLADKYGEDIQLLQMPENAVGKEKLSCDMVQAMWSKVLKLPDPKAAAVIRLAVSELD, encoded by the coding sequence ATGAATAAAACGTGGATCCGTATTGTCGTTGTCACCGTCCTGGCCGCCGCCGTGGCGTTCTGGGTCTATTACGACAAGCAACGTATGCAGCGAACCCCCGAACAGCAGCTTGACACCACCCTCAACGCGATGCCTGCCTGGCAGGTGATTAAAGAGCAGGAACCCGCGTTCCAGCAACGCATCCGCGAGCAAATCCTCACCATGCAGAAGATGGGCGAGTCTGAACAGCATATTATTGACGTGATCCAGCCGCAGATTTTGACCCTGCAGATGGCGCGTCTGCAGCACGCGCCGGACGCCAACGTGGTGGATTACATGAAGGCCAACATGGAGCAGACCGCCGCCATCCAGAAGGTGAGCGACGACGCCTGTTTCCGCTTTCTCTACCCGGCGGTGAAGGGGGGCGTCAACCCGATGCGTGTGCTGGATAAACAGATGATGGCAAGGCGCATGCAGGCCGATGCCGACATGATGCGCGCGGCCTACGGCAAAAACCGTCACACCGTGACCCCGGAAGAACGCGAAGCCGCCGTGACGACCGTCCGCCCGATTATGAAATCACTGGCGGATAAATACGGCGAGGATATCCAACTGCTGCAGATGCCGGAGAACGCGGTGGGCAAAGAGAAGCTCTCCTGCGACATGGTGCAGGCGATGTGGTCAAAAGTGCTGAAGCTGCCGGATCCAAAGGCGGCAGCGGTGATTCGGCTGGCGGTTTCCGAGCTTGATTAA
- the miaE gene encoding tRNA isopentenyl-2-thiomethyl-A-37 hydroxylase MiaE — protein MDYPQILAPVLDFLPCPTPQAWIDKARDPINLPLLLTDHMVCELKAAQTALLLVRKYVADESGADALLDWLKPYEAFTFREGPEPDFIALHKQISKSVMPKTDDPWGQALIDSMVLLIKEELHHFWQVREAMLTRNIPYVKITASRYAKGMLKEVRTHEPLTLIDKLICGAYIEARSCERFAALAPCLDDDLQKFYLSLLRSEARHYQDYLTLAQQVSDKDISQRVQHFGEIEATLITTPDTEFRFHSGVPVSSGIAKG, from the coding sequence ATGGATTACCCGCAAATACTCGCCCCTGTACTCGACTTCCTCCCGTGCCCAACCCCACAGGCATGGATTGATAAAGCCCGCGACCCGATCAACCTGCCTCTGCTGCTCACCGACCACATGGTGTGCGAGCTTAAAGCCGCGCAGACCGCGCTGCTGCTGGTGCGCAAATACGTCGCCGACGAGAGCGGTGCCGACGCTCTGCTCGACTGGCTTAAACCCTACGAAGCTTTTACCTTCCGCGAAGGCCCGGAGCCGGATTTTATCGCTCTGCACAAGCAGATTAGCAAAAGCGTCATGCCTAAAACCGACGATCCGTGGGGTCAGGCGCTTATCGACAGCATGGTGCTGCTGATAAAAGAGGAGCTGCACCATTTCTGGCAGGTACGCGAGGCGATGCTGACGCGCAACATTCCGTACGTCAAAATCACCGCCAGCCGCTATGCCAAAGGGATGTTGAAGGAAGTACGCACTCACGAACCGCTAACGCTTATCGATAAGCTCATCTGCGGCGCCTATATCGAAGCCCGCTCCTGCGAACGTTTCGCTGCGCTGGCACCCTGCCTCGATGACGATCTGCAAAAATTTTATCTGTCGCTGTTACGCTCCGAAGCGCGGCATTATCAGGACTATCTGACGCTTGCCCAACAGGTGAGCGACAAGGATATCTCGCAGCGGGTGCAGCATTTTGGTGAAATTGAAGCCACACTTATTACTACACCTGACACCGAGTTTCGATTTCACAGTGGTGTGCCGGTGTCATCCGGCATAGCGAAAGGATAA
- the rraB gene encoding ribonuclease E inhibitor RraB, producing the protein MANPEHLEEQREETRLIIEELLDDGSDPDALYTIEHHFSADDFEALEKMAVEAFKLGYEVTEPEELEVEEGDTVICCDILSEGALKAELIDAQVEQLMNLAEKFEVEYDGWGTYFEDPNGEDGAEGDDEDFVDEDDDGVRH; encoded by the coding sequence ATGGCAAACCCGGAACACCTGGAAGAACAACGCGAAGAGACGCGTCTGATTATTGAAGAACTGCTGGACGACGGCAGCGATCCGGACGCGCTGTATACCATCGAGCACCATTTCTCTGCTGACGATTTTGAAGCGCTGGAAAAAATGGCTGTAGAAGCGTTCAAGCTGGGCTACGAAGTGACCGAGCCGGAAGAGCTGGAAGTGGAAGAGGGCGATACCGTTATCTGCTGCGACATCCTGAGCGAAGGTGCGCTGAAAGCGGAACTGATTGACGCGCAGGTAGAACAACTGATGAACCTGGCCGAGAAATTTGAAGTGGAATACGACGGTTGGGGAACCTATTTCGAAGATCCGAATGGTGAAGACGGCGCAGAAGGCGACGACGAAGACTTCGTCGATGAAGATGACGACGGCGTGCGTCACTAA
- the argL gene encoding putative translational regulatory protein ArgL produces MNFNSISGVCHARIKCPICTRNTF; encoded by the coding sequence GTGAATTTTAATTCAATAAGTGGCGTCTGCCATGCGAGGATAAAATGTCCGATCTGTACAAGAAACACTTTCTGA
- the argF gene encoding ornithine carbamoyltransferase produces the protein MSDLYKKHFLKLLDFTPAQFTSLLTLAAQLKADKKKGKEVQKLSGKNIALIFEKDSTRTRCSFEVAAFDQGARVTYLGPSGSQIGHKESIKDTARVLGRMYDGIQYRGHGQEVVETLAQYAGVPVWNGLTNEFHPTQLLADLLTMQEHLPGKPFNQMTLVYAGDARNNMGNSMLEAAALTGLDLRLVAPKACWPEESLVTECRALAEKNGGKVTLTEDVAAGVKGADFIYTDVWVSMGEAKEKWAERITLLRGYQVNAQMMAQTGNPEVKFLHCLPAFHDDRTTLGKQMAKAFDLHGGIEVTDEVFESAASIVFDQAENRMHTIKAVMVATLAE, from the coding sequence ATGTCCGATCTGTACAAGAAACACTTTCTGAAATTGCTCGACTTTACCCCTGCCCAGTTCACCTCTCTGCTGACCCTTGCCGCACAACTTAAAGCCGATAAAAAAAAGGGCAAGGAAGTACAGAAGCTTAGCGGTAAAAATATCGCGCTCATCTTCGAAAAAGACTCAACCCGTACCCGATGCTCTTTCGAAGTTGCCGCATTTGACCAGGGCGCGCGCGTCACTTACTTAGGGCCGAGCGGCAGCCAGATTGGGCATAAAGAGTCAATTAAAGATACCGCGCGCGTGTTGGGCCGGATGTACGATGGCATTCAGTATCGCGGTCACGGTCAGGAGGTGGTCGAAACGCTGGCGCAGTATGCGGGCGTGCCAGTGTGGAACGGGCTGACAAATGAGTTCCATCCAACCCAACTGCTGGCCGATCTGCTGACCATGCAGGAGCACCTGCCCGGCAAGCCTTTTAACCAGATGACGCTGGTCTACGCGGGCGATGCGCGCAACAACATGGGCAACTCAATGCTGGAAGCGGCGGCGCTGACCGGGCTGGATCTGCGTCTGGTCGCACCAAAAGCCTGCTGGCCGGAAGAGAGCCTGGTGACAGAGTGCCGCGCCCTGGCCGAGAAGAACGGCGGCAAGGTCACCCTGACGGAAGATGTCGCGGCAGGCGTGAAGGGCGCGGACTTTATTTATACTGACGTCTGGGTGTCGATGGGCGAGGCCAAAGAGAAGTGGGCGGAGCGGATCACACTGCTGCGGGGTTATCAGGTAAATGCGCAGATGATGGCGCAGACCGGCAACCCGGAGGTGAAGTTCCTGCACTGCCTGCCAGCGTTCCATGACGATCGGACCACCCTCGGCAAGCAGATGGCGAAAGCGTTCGATCTGCACGGCGGGATAGAAGTCACGGACGAGGTGTTTGAGTCGGCGGCGAGCATCGTGTTTGACCAGGCGGAAAACCGGATGCATACCATTAAAGCGGTGATGGTGGCAACGCTTGCGGAATAG
- a CDS encoding YhcH/YjgK/YiaL family protein — protein sequence MIIGNIHHLQPWLPAELRQAIEHVKAHITDTTPLGKHDIKGNELFYLVSEDMTQPFAERRAEYHARYLDIQIVLKGQEGMTFSTLAQGTPDTDWLADKDIAFLAQGEQEKTVVLSEGDFVVFWPGEVHKPLCAVGTPAQVRKVVVKMLVG from the coding sequence ATGATTATTGGCAACATCCACCATCTTCAGCCCTGGCTGCCAGCAGAGCTGCGCCAGGCAATTGAGCACGTAAAGGCGCACATTACCGATACTACCCCGCTGGGTAAACACGACATCAAGGGTAACGAACTGTTTTATCTGGTTTCCGAAGACATGACCCAGCCGTTTGCCGAGCGTCGTGCCGAATACCATGCGCGTTATCTCGACATTCAGATTGTGTTAAAAGGCCAGGAAGGGATGACCTTCAGCACGTTGGCGCAGGGCACACCGGACACCGACTGGCTGGCGGATAAAGACATCGCTTTCCTGGCGCAAGGCGAGCAGGAGAAGACGGTAGTACTCAGCGAAGGGGATTTTGTGGTGTTCTGGCCGGGCGAAGTGCACAAGCCGCTGTGCGCGGTGGGGACGCCTGCGCAGGTTCGTAAAGTTGTGGTGAAAATGCTTGTTGGTTGA
- the arcA gene encoding arginine deiminase, translating into MEKHYVGSEIGQLRSVMLHRPNLSLKRLTPSNCQELLFDDVLSVERAGEEHDIFANTLRDEGVEVLLLTDLLTQTLDIAQAKSWLLETQISDYRLGPTFASDVRGWLADMSHRELARRLSGGLTYGEIPAAITNMVVDTHTANDFIMKPLPNHLFTRDTSCWIYNGVSINPMAKAARQRETNNLRAIYRWHPAFADGDFIKYFGDENINYDHATLEGGDVLVIGRGAVLIGMSERTTPQGVEFLANSLFKHRQAERVIAVELPKHRSCMHLDTVMTHIDIDTFSVYPEVVRKDAQCWTLTPDGRGGLQRTQETDLLHAIEKALGIDQVRLITTGGDAFEAEREQWNDANNVLTIRPGVVIGYERNTWTNEKYDKAGITVLPIPGDELGRGRGGARCMSCPLERDGI; encoded by the coding sequence ATGGAAAAGCATTACGTCGGTTCTGAAATTGGTCAATTGCGTAGCGTTATGCTGCACCGCCCTAATTTAAGTCTGAAACGTTTAACACCGTCGAATTGTCAGGAGCTGTTATTTGATGATGTGCTCTCGGTTGAACGGGCTGGTGAGGAGCATGATATCTTCGCAAATACCCTGCGCGATGAGGGTGTGGAAGTCCTGCTGTTAACCGATCTTCTAACGCAAACGCTTGATATTGCGCAAGCAAAATCCTGGCTACTGGAGACGCAAATCTCCGATTACCGCCTCGGGCCGACATTTGCCAGCGACGTGCGCGGCTGGCTGGCGGATATGTCGCATCGCGAACTGGCGCGTCGCTTAAGCGGTGGTTTAACCTACGGTGAAATTCCGGCAGCGATAACAAATATGGTGGTCGATACCCATACCGCCAATGATTTTATTATGAAGCCGTTGCCTAACCATTTATTTACCCGCGATACCTCCTGCTGGATTTATAACGGCGTCTCCATTAACCCCATGGCAAAAGCCGCGCGTCAACGTGAAACCAACAATCTGCGGGCTATTTATCGCTGGCATCCCGCCTTCGCCGACGGAGATTTTATTAAGTATTTCGGCGATGAAAACATTAATTACGATCACGCGACCCTGGAAGGCGGCGATGTATTAGTGATTGGTCGCGGTGCGGTATTAATTGGCATGTCTGAACGCACTACGCCGCAGGGTGTGGAATTCCTGGCAAACAGCCTATTTAAACACCGCCAGGCAGAGCGGGTGATCGCCGTTGAGCTACCAAAACACCGCTCCTGTATGCACCTTGACACCGTGATGACCCATATCGACATCGACACTTTCTCGGTTTATCCGGAAGTGGTGCGCAAAGACGCTCAGTGCTGGACGCTCACCCCGGACGGACGCGGCGGCCTGCAGCGTACCCAGGAAACCGACCTGCTGCACGCCATAGAGAAAGCCCTCGGCATTGACCAGGTACGCCTTATCACCACCGGGGGCGACGCCTTCGAAGCCGAACGTGAACAGTGGAACGACGCCAATAACGTGCTGACCATTCGCCCGGGAGTAGTGATTGGCTATGAGCGCAACACCTGGACCAACGAGAAATACGACAAAGCGGGTATCACCGTGCTGCCCATCCCCGGTGATGAACTGGGACGCGGTCGCGGCGGCGCACGCTGCATGAGTTGCCCACTGGAACGCGACGGAATTTAA